The following are encoded in a window of Trichormus variabilis 0441 genomic DNA:
- a CDS encoding cation-translocating P-type ATPase, which produces MSANLSHPQIPQPFESRSWHTIEAQKTLWLLKSDRTHGLTQEQIDENLQHYGTNELVEISGRSPWEIFWDQFKNIMLLMLIAVAIISMLLDVRESLVKGQFIFPKDAVAIFAVVLLNGLLGYLQESGAEKALAALKNMASSKVRLIREGKVVEAESKELVPGDIMLLEAGVKVAADGRILEAANLQVREAALTGEAHAVEKQANAILQEDAPLGDRINLVFSGTEVVQGRATVVVTSTGMQTELGKIATALQSVETEPTPLQKRMAQLGNTLVTGSLIIVAIVILGGTLFNPSLFEELVKVSLSMAVAVVPEGLPAVITVTLALGTQRMVKRNALIRKLPAVETLGSVTTICSDKTGTLTQNKMVVQAVHTASYAIRVTGEGYSSEGAFYQQANTGVGQEIVVEAVPELRSLLLACVLCNDAVLHKENGDWAILGDPTEGALLAVAGKGGFRKDQEEQTFSRIAEFPFSSERKRMSVVVQDTSNQLGESVFIMFTKGSPELVLQLCTHIQQSDGSQMITTQQQQQILEQNNQLASQGLRVLGFARKNVTKLSDRDFEDTAETHLTWLGLAGMLDAPRPEVRDAVAKCRTAGIRTVMITGDHQLTAQAIAQDLGIAKVGDRSLTGQELQKLTQPELEVQVQQVSVYARVTPEHKLRIVQALQSQGQIVAMTGDGVNDAPALKQADIGVAMGITGTDVSKEASDMVLLDDNFATIVSAVEEGRVVYINIRRFIRYILGSNIGEVLTIAAAPLLGLGGVPLSPLQILWMNLVTDGLPALALAVEPGRPIVMQQPPKDPKESIFARGLGSYMARIGIILAVITILMMVWAYDYTAQLQSELLDRDRWQTMVFTTLCLAQMGHALAIRSNTRLMLEVNPFSNPYVVLSVTVTSILQLMLIYVEPLRSFFNTHYLSGLELLVCIGFSSLVFVWIEAEKLFIRWYTFRKYSKI; this is translated from the coding sequence ATGTCTGCTAATTTATCGCACCCTCAAATTCCTCAACCCTTTGAGAGTAGATCGTGGCATACTATCGAGGCTCAAAAAACTCTTTGGCTGCTCAAGAGCGATCGCACGCATGGTTTAACCCAGGAACAGATTGACGAGAATTTACAGCACTATGGTACAAACGAACTGGTCGAAATAAGTGGGCGATCGCCCTGGGAAATTTTCTGGGATCAGTTTAAAAACATCATGTTACTAATGCTGATCGCCGTGGCCATTATTTCGATGCTTCTGGATGTGCGTGAATCTTTGGTAAAGGGACAGTTCATTTTTCCCAAGGATGCGGTAGCAATCTTTGCGGTGGTATTGCTGAATGGTTTACTGGGCTACCTCCAGGAGAGTGGAGCCGAAAAAGCATTGGCAGCACTGAAAAACATGGCATCGTCCAAAGTGCGGCTGATCCGCGAAGGTAAAGTAGTGGAGGCGGAATCTAAAGAACTGGTGCCTGGGGACATTATGCTGCTGGAAGCTGGGGTTAAGGTGGCAGCAGATGGGCGCATCCTAGAAGCAGCAAACTTGCAGGTGCGAGAAGCAGCACTCACCGGAGAGGCACACGCGGTTGAAAAACAAGCCAATGCCATCCTACAAGAAGATGCGCCTCTGGGCGATCGCATCAATTTAGTGTTCTCTGGAACAGAGGTGGTGCAGGGACGGGCAACAGTGGTAGTCACCAGCACTGGAATGCAAACCGAATTGGGCAAGATTGCAACCGCGCTGCAATCCGTCGAGACAGAGCCAACACCTTTGCAAAAACGCATGGCCCAACTGGGCAATACGTTGGTTACAGGATCGTTGATTATAGTAGCGATCGTGATTTTAGGGGGGACATTGTTCAACCCCTCACTGTTTGAGGAACTAGTCAAAGTCTCCCTCAGTATGGCGGTTGCGGTGGTACCAGAAGGCTTACCCGCCGTGATTACCGTTACCCTGGCATTGGGTACGCAACGCATGGTGAAGCGGAACGCCCTGATCCGAAAACTGCCTGCGGTGGAAACCCTCGGTTCTGTGACGACCATCTGCTCGGATAAAACCGGAACTCTAACCCAGAATAAGATGGTGGTGCAGGCAGTACATACCGCTAGTTACGCCATTCGTGTAACAGGGGAGGGATACAGCTCTGAAGGCGCGTTTTATCAGCAGGCCAATACCGGAGTAGGACAAGAAATTGTAGTGGAGGCAGTGCCAGAATTGCGATCGCTACTTCTGGCGTGCGTACTTTGTAATGATGCCGTATTGCATAAGGAAAATGGCGACTGGGCAATCTTAGGCGATCCCACCGAAGGAGCGTTACTAGCAGTTGCCGGCAAAGGAGGTTTTCGCAAAGACCAGGAGGAGCAAACCTTCTCCCGTATTGCTGAGTTTCCCTTTTCATCCGAACGCAAGCGGATGAGCGTTGTCGTGCAGGATACGTCCAACCAACTGGGAGAGAGCGTGTTTATCATGTTTACCAAAGGCTCGCCCGAACTAGTTTTGCAACTCTGCACCCACATTCAGCAGAGCGATGGGTCTCAAATGATCACAACACAACAACAGCAACAGATTTTAGAACAGAATAATCAGCTTGCCAGCCAAGGGTTACGGGTCTTAGGTTTTGCTAGGAAGAACGTGACAAAATTATCAGACCGCGATTTTGAAGATACGGCTGAAACTCACTTGACTTGGTTGGGATTGGCGGGAATGCTGGATGCTCCCCGTCCGGAAGTGCGGGATGCGGTGGCAAAATGCCGTACCGCAGGCATTCGTACGGTGATGATTACAGGCGACCACCAGTTAACCGCACAGGCGATCGCCCAAGACTTAGGCATTGCAAAAGTAGGCGATCGCTCTCTGACTGGGCAGGAACTCCAAAAGCTCACCCAGCCAGAACTGGAAGTACAAGTGCAACAAGTTAGCGTCTATGCCCGCGTTACACCAGAGCATAAGTTACGAATAGTCCAAGCTCTCCAGTCCCAAGGACAAATTGTTGCCATGACTGGGGATGGAGTTAACGATGCTCCAGCCTTGAAACAAGCAGATATCGGTGTGGCAATGGGCATTACAGGCACGGATGTCAGTAAGGAAGCCAGCGACATGGTGCTACTGGATGACAACTTTGCCACAATTGTCTCGGCAGTTGAAGAAGGAAGAGTTGTTTACATCAACATTCGTCGCTTTATTCGCTACATCCTCGGCAGCAACATCGGTGAGGTATTGACCATTGCGGCTGCGCCATTGCTGGGGTTGGGTGGCGTACCGTTGTCTCCCCTGCAAATTCTCTGGATGAACTTGGTAACTGATGGACTTCCGGCTTTAGCACTGGCAGTAGAACCCGGTAGACCAATCGTCATGCAACAACCTCCAAAAGATCCAAAAGAGAGCATTTTTGCCAGAGGTTTAGGGTCTTACATGGCGCGGATTGGCATTATTTTGGCTGTAATAACTATCTTGATGATGGTCTGGGCATACGATTACACTGCCCAGTTACAAAGCGAATTGTTAGATCGCGATCGCTGGCAGACTATGGTGTTTACTACGCTTTGTTTAGCACAAATGGGACACGCACTAGCAATCCGTTCCAACACGCGATTGATGTTAGAGGTAAATCCCTTCTCCAATCCTTACGTTGTTCTATCTGTTACCGTCACCAGTATCCTGCAACTGATGCTTATTTATGTTGAACCACTCCGTTCCTTCTTCAATACTCATTACCTGAGTGGATTAGAGCTATTAGTTTGTATTGGATTTAGTTCTCTAGTATTTGTCTGGATTGAAGCAGAAAAGCTATTTATCCGATGGTATACCTTTCGTAAATACTCCAAAATATGA
- the bicA gene encoding bicarbonate transporter BicA gives MSLTNSIHFRNLQGDLFGGLTAAIVSLPLALAFGVASGAGAVAGLYGAVCVGFFAALFGGTPTLISEPTGPMTVIMTAVISSMTASNPEDGLAMAFTVVMLAGIFQILFGIFKLGKYITLMPYSVISGFMSGIGVILVILQIAPFLGQPSPKGGVLGMVQNLPQLLTQINPVETTLGLLTLAIIFFMPRQLKRFAPPQLVALIVGTIVSLTIFGAADIRRIGEIPAGLPTLQIPTFTPSQITIMIVDGAILGMLGCIDTLLTAVIAESLTRTEHKPDKELIGQGIGNLISGLCGGLPGAGATMGTVVNIQTGARTALSGLTRALILLVVVLWAASITQPIPMAVLAGIALKVGIDILDWSFLKRAHKVSFKATIIMYSVLFLTVFVDLIVAVGVGVFIANILTIERLSQLQSEDVRMISDTDDAIVLNEQEKQLLKQAHGRVVLFHLSGPMIFGVSKAIARKHSAMVNYDVLIVDLSNVPFLGVTASLAIENAIKESSEQGCYVLIVGASNKVKQRLEKFGIIGFVPLHHMFVDRLEALKQAVALVNHHAGSDNFAVSILPDTHQ, from the coding sequence ATGTCATTAACTAATAGTATTCATTTTAGAAATTTACAAGGCGATTTATTTGGTGGCTTAACTGCTGCCATCGTTTCGTTACCCCTAGCATTAGCATTCGGTGTCGCCTCTGGTGCTGGTGCTGTAGCTGGTCTTTATGGTGCAGTTTGCGTCGGCTTTTTTGCCGCTTTATTTGGTGGTACACCTACCCTGATTTCTGAACCTACCGGGCCAATGACAGTCATCATGACTGCTGTTATCAGTTCCATGACTGCCAGCAATCCAGAAGACGGCTTGGCAATGGCATTTACAGTAGTCATGCTAGCGGGAATATTTCAAATATTATTCGGAATATTCAAGCTGGGTAAATACATTACCCTCATGCCTTACAGTGTGATTTCTGGTTTTATGTCTGGGATTGGGGTAATTCTGGTTATCTTACAGATTGCTCCTTTTCTGGGGCAGCCTAGCCCTAAAGGTGGTGTATTGGGGATGGTACAAAATTTACCTCAGTTGTTAACTCAGATTAATCCAGTTGAAACAACTTTAGGTTTGCTGACACTGGCAATTATTTTCTTCATGCCGCGCCAACTCAAGCGATTTGCCCCTCCTCAACTCGTAGCATTAATTGTCGGAACGATAGTTTCTCTCACCATTTTCGGCGCTGCGGATATCAGACGTATTGGAGAAATTCCAGCAGGATTACCCACCTTACAAATACCAACTTTTACCCCATCCCAAATCACAATAATGATTGTTGATGGTGCAATTCTAGGAATGTTGGGTTGTATTGATACGCTACTCACGGCGGTAATTGCTGAGAGTTTGACTCGCACTGAACATAAACCTGACAAAGAATTAATTGGTCAAGGTATCGGTAACTTAATATCTGGTTTGTGTGGTGGACTACCTGGTGCTGGTGCCACAATGGGTACAGTGGTGAATATTCAAACTGGTGCTAGAACAGCTTTATCGGGTTTAACTCGTGCATTAATTTTATTAGTTGTCGTTCTGTGGGCTGCGAGTATAACTCAACCTATCCCAATGGCAGTATTAGCTGGTATTGCTCTTAAGGTGGGGATTGACATTCTCGACTGGAGTTTCCTCAAACGCGCTCATAAAGTATCATTCAAAGCCACAATCATTATGTACAGTGTTTTGTTCTTAACCGTATTTGTGGACTTAATTGTTGCTGTTGGCGTGGGAGTCTTCATTGCCAATATCTTAACTATCGAACGTCTTTCTCAGTTACAGTCTGAGGATGTCAGGATGATTAGTGATACTGATGATGCCATTGTTTTAAATGAACAAGAGAAACAATTGCTAAAACAAGCTCATGGACGCGTTGTGCTGTTTCATCTAAGCGGGCCGATGATTTTCGGAGTATCTAAAGCGATCGCTCGTAAACATTCAGCAATGGTAAACTATGATGTGTTGATAGTAGATTTAAGCAATGTTCCATTTTTGGGTGTGACCGCTTCTTTAGCAATTGAAAATGCTATTAAAGAAAGTAGCGAACAAGGTTGTTATGTATTGATTGTTGGTGCATCTAACAAAGTTAAACAGCGCTTAGAAAAGTTTGGCATTATCGGGTTTGTTCCACTACATCATATGTTTGTAGATCGTTTAGAAGCACTCAAACAAGCCGTTGCTTTAGTTAATCATCATGCAGGTTCTGATAATTTTGCTGTTAGTATTCTCCCTGACACTCATCAGTAA
- a CDS encoding type I restriction endonuclease → MVQTIQAWDISLYELEETFGLELVTDSNFFPEWRENLPLLTDIEKASLERVKSNYSNLTKRRPMSEEVVKMVVLSPLLDLAGFYQPSFEIETETSTEISAVDENVIVKGSIDVLVVNKRLWILVIESKSTKFDVISALPQALAYILDTPNAERPTFGLLVNGREFVFIKLVQAENPKYARSDALSIEKPNEIQQVLSVLKKISELILL, encoded by the coding sequence ATGGTACAAACAATCCAAGCGTGGGATATCAGTCTTTACGAACTAGAGGAAACTTTTGGATTAGAGTTAGTTACCGATAGTAATTTTTTCCCAGAATGGAGAGAAAATTTACCGTTACTAACTGATATTGAAAAAGCATCTTTAGAAAGAGTAAAAAGCAATTATTCAAATTTAACTAAACGCCGCCCCATGTCTGAAGAAGTAGTGAAGATGGTTGTGTTGTCACCACTACTTGATTTAGCTGGTTTTTATCAACCCAGTTTCGAGATTGAAACAGAAACTTCCACGGAAATTTCTGCTGTAGATGAAAACGTTATTGTTAAAGGTAGTATTGATGTTTTAGTTGTAAATAAAAGACTGTGGATACTTGTTATTGAATCTAAAAGCACTAAATTCGATGTGATATCTGCACTACCTCAAGCACTTGCTTACATACTCGACACTCCCAATGCTGAACGACCAACTTTTGGTTTGCTTGTCAATGGTAGAGAGTTTGTTTTTATCAAGCTAGTTCAGGCAGAAAATCCAAAATATGCTCGTTCTGATGCTTTATCTATAGAAAAACCAAATGAGATTCAACAAGTTTTAAGTGTACTAAAAAAAATTAGTGAATTAATTTTGCTGTAG
- a CDS encoding strawberry notch family protein, which produces MSQRKTATPKQSDVFIYIDMVSLIATQGTLFDLQTVLDYGQSILNVATELSKSLIEHRPLTTKTIQAQMNRHFHGTAAEGAWLWKDAYESVEVAAILYLRHKGLPTNPLEQLQLVESLCPTHTRRSEEQLQLQQFSTPLSLAYLVSVAVQITTNDLVLEPSAGTGILAQFAKLQGASLMLNEISSDRSKILRRLFPGVPLFSVNAEQINDYLAGKTQPSVVLMNPPFSASPKINSRNPDATPRHINSALQRLCDHGRLVTISANWFSPNNLTWRDTFIKMQEKATVVLSVGINGKVYSKHGTQIDTRLTVIDKVPAADPQEIPCIADTVELAELATLIEQLPQRPVWERITQTAQTAVSKAIRLSPVKPNSQSAPVTQPLSEFLNIVELDYEIVDWAANDQLKDTLYETYRPQRIRIKDAKPHPSLLCESAALALVSPPAPTYKPHLPQHIITQGLLSEAQLESVIYAGQAHSEYLSGSYTVDDSWDNVTVSATSSENAVRFRRGWFLGDGTGAGKGRQCAGIILDNWCQGRRKAIWVSKSSALIEDARRDWCALGGNKKNIIDLSNIKLGDRIPFTEGILFCTYSTLRSQKNGKSRLKQIVEWALKDFEGAICFDECHSMGNAMAQEGTLGLVSASQQGIVGLRLQNALPLTRVVYVSATGATKVSNLSYANRLGLWQTGDFPFTSREDFVESIEVGGIAAMEVVARDLKALGLYLARSLSFDGVEYEMLEIELTPTQERIYDNYADAFQIIHNNLHKALEACNITGAKTYNRAAKMSAMSQFESHKQRFFNHLLTGMKCPMLIKAIENDLAAGNAVVIQIVSTNEELLKRRLNEVPAEEWKDLNLDLTPREYVMDYLLSAFPVHLHEIHSSSEAEERSEPAFDADGSPIVSSEAVALRDALVDKLASLDPIPGALEQLLWHFGHKQVAEVTGRSKRVLKDDSGRLFVDSRGSGANIAETNAFMAGDKQILIFSDAGGTGRSYHADLNAVNRRRRSHYLLEAGWRADNAIQGLGRSHRTNQASAPVFRPVTTNVRGERRFISTIARRLDSLGALTRGQRQTGGNGIFDTKDNLESQYAEYALYELFKQIFQGRFYEVPLGTFEAMTGLSLTSHEGGMKIDLPPLRQFLNRLLALRIGMQNIIFERFELLLSQQIETAIAAGIFEAGVETLRAERFTIESCESVYTHPDTGSVTNYLKVEQVQRNNIRTAVEMLEFAAKYQGQLMVNQKSSNAAVSIPTHSIFDCDGGVVPRVLLVRPQKETRVPVEQLESSTWQQVSAEAFIAAWSKEVDALPKFTTDYLHLVTGILLPIWKILPQENSRVFRLQTSDGQKILGRVVNAVDIQSVTEQLGLKNQLLSPTELVWLVLNEGYSQQLPGGVTLRLSYVANEPRLELVEALSLADRLVAVGCFTEIIQWRKRIFIPTGNKAASILADVIGILG; this is translated from the coding sequence ATGTCACAGAGAAAAACGGCTACGCCGAAGCAAAGTGATGTATTCATATATATAGATATGGTCAGTCTCATCGCTACACAAGGGACTCTCTTTGACCTGCAAACCGTTCTTGACTATGGGCAATCTATCTTGAACGTTGCAACTGAACTCAGCAAATCACTCATTGAACACCGACCACTGACCACGAAAACGATTCAAGCCCAGATGAACCGCCACTTCCACGGTACTGCGGCAGAGGGCGCGTGGTTATGGAAAGATGCTTACGAATCTGTGGAAGTGGCAGCGATTTTGTACTTGCGGCATAAGGGATTGCCCACTAATCCACTAGAACAGTTGCAACTGGTTGAATCACTCTGCCCCACGCACACCCGCCGCAGCGAAGAACAATTGCAGCTTCAACAGTTTTCTACTCCGTTGTCTTTGGCATATCTGGTTTCTGTTGCCGTACAAATCACAACTAATGATTTAGTGTTGGAGCCATCTGCCGGAACCGGCATATTAGCTCAGTTCGCCAAACTTCAGGGTGCGAGTCTGATGCTCAACGAAATTTCGTCCGACAGAAGCAAGATTCTCCGGCGGTTGTTCCCTGGTGTTCCGCTATTCTCCGTCAATGCCGAACAGATAAATGACTATCTGGCTGGAAAGACTCAGCCATCTGTTGTGCTGATGAATCCACCGTTTTCAGCATCACCCAAAATCAACAGCCGCAATCCAGATGCTACCCCACGACATATCAACTCGGCGTTGCAAAGACTATGCGATCACGGGAGACTGGTAACAATTTCCGCCAACTGGTTTTCACCAAATAATCTAACTTGGCGAGATACCTTTATCAAAATGCAGGAGAAAGCAACGGTAGTTCTTTCGGTTGGCATTAACGGTAAGGTCTACAGTAAACACGGGACACAGATTGACACCCGGTTGACGGTGATCGACAAAGTTCCGGCGGCTGATCCACAAGAAATTCCTTGTATTGCGGATACCGTTGAACTAGCAGAACTCGCAACGCTGATTGAGCAACTACCACAGCGACCAGTTTGGGAACGAATTACTCAAACTGCTCAAACTGCCGTATCAAAAGCAATTCGTTTAAGTCCTGTTAAGCCTAATTCTCAATCAGCACCAGTTACTCAACCATTATCCGAATTTCTTAATATCGTTGAGCTAGATTATGAGATTGTTGATTGGGCAGCAAATGACCAATTGAAAGATACTCTCTATGAAACCTATCGCCCACAAAGAATCCGAATCAAGGACGCAAAACCACATCCGTCGCTACTTTGCGAAAGTGCAGCCTTAGCCCTTGTATCTCCCCCGGCTCCCACATACAAACCCCATTTACCTCAGCACATCATCACTCAAGGTTTGTTGTCAGAAGCACAGCTTGAAAGCGTTATTTACGCAGGTCAAGCTCACTCCGAATATCTATCAGGGTCTTATACTGTTGATGATTCTTGGGATAATGTGACTGTCTCGGCAACTAGCTCGGAAAATGCTGTTAGATTTCGCCGTGGCTGGTTCCTTGGTGATGGGACTGGTGCGGGTAAGGGTAGACAGTGCGCGGGAATCATCCTCGACAACTGGTGTCAGGGACGACGCAAAGCTATCTGGGTATCGAAAAGTTCTGCACTGATTGAGGATGCCCGTAGGGACTGGTGTGCTTTAGGCGGTAATAAAAAGAACATTATTGACCTAAGTAACATCAAACTAGGCGATCGCATTCCATTTACCGAAGGCATCTTGTTCTGCACATATTCCACCCTGCGTTCTCAAAAGAACGGCAAAAGTCGGCTTAAGCAGATTGTTGAGTGGGCGCTCAAGGACTTTGAGGGTGCTATATGCTTTGATGAGTGCCATTCAATGGGCAATGCAATGGCGCAAGAGGGAACACTCGGCTTGGTGAGTGCATCACAGCAAGGTATTGTCGGACTGCGGTTGCAAAACGCATTACCTTTGACACGGGTGGTTTACGTTTCTGCTACTGGTGCAACCAAAGTCTCTAACCTCTCCTATGCTAATCGCTTGGGATTGTGGCAGACTGGGGATTTCCCGTTTACCTCACGAGAGGATTTCGTGGAGTCCATTGAAGTCGGTGGTATCGCCGCGATGGAAGTGGTAGCACGAGATTTGAAGGCGTTGGGGTTGTATCTGGCGCGATCGCTTTCCTTCGACGGTGTGGAATATGAGATGTTAGAAATCGAACTTACTCCTACCCAGGAAAGGATTTACGATAATTACGCCGATGCCTTTCAAATTATCCACAATAACTTGCACAAAGCCTTAGAAGCCTGCAACATCACTGGTGCGAAAACTTACAATCGTGCAGCTAAGATGTCTGCCATGTCTCAGTTTGAATCGCATAAGCAAAGGTTCTTTAACCATTTGCTGACCGGAATGAAGTGTCCCATGCTAATCAAAGCAATTGAGAATGATTTAGCTGCGGGTAATGCTGTTGTTATTCAAATCGTATCGACTAATGAAGAATTGCTTAAGCGACGACTCAATGAGGTTCCGGCAGAGGAGTGGAAGGACTTAAACCTTGACCTGACTCCACGGGAATATGTCATGGACTACCTGCTAAGCGCGTTTCCTGTACATCTGCATGAGATTCACTCATCATCTGAAGCCGAGGAACGCTCCGAACCGGCTTTCGATGCCGATGGCTCACCTATTGTTTCATCTGAAGCTGTGGCTTTGAGAGATGCCTTGGTTGATAAGTTAGCAAGCCTTGACCCAATACCAGGAGCTTTAGAACAACTGCTATGGCACTTCGGCCACAAGCAAGTGGCTGAAGTTACTGGTCGCAGTAAGCGAGTTCTTAAGGATGATTCTGGACGCTTGTTTGTTGATTCGCGGGGTTCTGGCGCTAATATTGCGGAAACTAACGCTTTTATGGCGGGAGATAAGCAGATTCTCATCTTCTCTGATGCTGGTGGTACAGGTCGCAGTTATCACGCGGATCTCAACGCTGTGAATCGTCGGCGGCGATCGCACTATTTGCTCGAAGCTGGTTGGAGGGCTGATAATGCAATTCAGGGGCTTGGGCGATCGCACAGAACAAACCAAGCATCAGCACCAGTGTTTAGACCTGTGACTACTAATGTGCGCGGTGAACGCCGATTCATCAGCACTATCGCTCGACGGCTCGACAGTCTTGGCGCACTCACCCGTGGTCAGAGGCAAACTGGCGGTAACGGCATATTCGATACTAAAGATAATCTAGAATCTCAGTACGCAGAGTACGCTTTGTATGAGTTATTTAAACAGATATTCCAAGGTCGATTCTATGAGGTTCCACTAGGGACTTTTGAAGCCATGACTGGACTATCGCTAACATCTCATGAAGGCGGTATGAAAATAGATTTACCACCTCTGCGACAATTCCTTAACCGACTGTTGGCTTTAAGGATAGGAATGCAGAATATCATCTTTGAGAGGTTTGAGTTGTTGTTGAGTCAGCAAATCGAAACTGCGATCGCCGCAGGTATCTTTGAAGCTGGAGTAGAAACGCTCCGTGCTGAAAGGTTTACTATCGAAAGCTGCGAATCTGTTTACACGCACCCAGATACTGGGAGTGTAACTAACTACCTGAAGGTCGAGCAAGTTCAACGAAATAACATCAGAACTGCTGTCGAGATGCTTGAGTTTGCTGCTAAGTACCAAGGACAACTCATGGTAAATCAGAAATCCAGTAACGCGGCTGTATCCATTCCTACGCACAGTATATTCGACTGTGATGGTGGTGTTGTGCCACGGGTTTTACTCGTCCGTCCACAGAAAGAAACTCGTGTACCAGTCGAACAATTGGAATCATCCACTTGGCAGCAGGTTTCGGCTGAGGCGTTTATCGCTGCTTGGTCAAAGGAGGTGGACGCACTGCCCAAGTTCACCACTGATTATTTGCATCTAGTCACCGGAATCCTGCTGCCAATCTGGAAAATTCTGCCTCAGGAGAACAGTCGAGTGTTCCGATTGCAAACTAGTGATGGACAGAAGATTCTTGGTCGGGTGGTCAACGCAGTAGATATTCAGTCTGTGACGGAACAACTTGGGCTAAAGAATCAGTTGTTAAGTCCCACAGAACTTGTTTGGTTAGTTCTCAACGAGGGGTATTCACAGCAACTCCCAGGTGGCGTAACGTTGCGTCTTTCTTATGTTGCTAATGAACCTCGCTTGGAATTGGTTGAGGCTCTTTCCCTGGCTGATCGGCTTGTGGCTGTTGGATGTTTCACGGAAATCATCCAGTGGCGCAAGCGGATATTCATTCCCACTGGCAACAAGGCTGCGTCAATTCTGGCGGACGTGATTGGGATTTTGGGTTAG
- a CDS encoding ATP-binding protein — MTKDAFKPRSLIGRQRELEQICKILADDQDLMLTGVTGSGRRALIRYAAQQTGARILEIDCLRATTSSRFLQLMASGILHIFATEAERTFIQQWACGYPLQLEQLSPYQPRLIWQVSQNDEWLVLQALLNLPQVMAEYLSCRVVFVFQNFPHIRSWDRAGRWESYLRQEIQRQNRVSYVVLATTPEAWVEDSSVQFVSLFPVQHQEIQTWVVEAMAVADLKFEVDALKLFLDYSQGHVGDAIALARRIWSDYRCFYQDEQTSFASPSSSNLIQLHHVHCSTLRLVEDLSVTFESLLLLLPPIQARVLESLAIDPTDSPHSRSYLQKHQFSRGGGFQGALTGLELKGLIYGAKAGYRVALPLLSFWLKQRIL; from the coding sequence ATGACGAAGGATGCTTTTAAGCCACGGAGTTTGATTGGTAGACAGCGTGAGCTAGAGCAAATCTGTAAAATTTTGGCAGATGACCAAGATTTGATGCTCACAGGTGTTACAGGAAGCGGACGACGAGCGCTGATTCGTTATGCCGCCCAGCAAACTGGAGCCAGAATTTTGGAGATCGATTGCTTGCGAGCCACCACCTCTTCTCGCTTTTTACAGTTGATGGCTTCAGGAATTCTGCACATCTTTGCAACAGAGGCAGAACGAACCTTTATTCAGCAGTGGGCTTGTGGCTATCCCTTGCAATTAGAACAACTATCCCCATATCAACCCCGCTTGATTTGGCAGGTTTCCCAAAATGATGAATGGTTGGTTCTGCAAGCCTTATTGAACTTACCTCAGGTGATGGCAGAATATTTAAGCTGCCGGGTAGTGTTTGTCTTTCAGAATTTCCCGCATATTCGCTCTTGGGATCGAGCAGGTCGATGGGAATCTTATTTGAGACAAGAAATTCAACGGCAAAACCGTGTCAGCTACGTTGTTTTGGCAACAACTCCAGAAGCTTGGGTGGAAGATAGCTCGGTTCAATTTGTCTCCTTGTTCCCTGTGCAACATCAGGAAATTCAAACCTGGGTTGTTGAAGCAATGGCAGTAGCCGACCTCAAGTTTGAAGTGGATGCCTTGAAACTGTTTTTGGACTATTCACAAGGACATGTTGGAGATGCCATTGCCCTGGCGCGGCGAATTTGGAGCGACTATCGTTGCTTCTATCAGGATGAACAAACTTCTTTTGCGTCCCCATCCTCCTCAAATCTCATCCAACTTCATCATGTACATTGCAGCACTTTACGATTGGTTGAAGATTTGTCTGTTACCTTTGAGTCTCTCCTTTTACTGCTGCCTCCTATTCAGGCACGAGTACTGGAAAGTTTAGCGATCGATCCTACCGATAGCCCTCATTCACGTTCCTATCTTCAGAAACACCAATTTTCACGAGGAGGTGGTTTTCAAGGCGCTCTTACAGGATTGGAACTCAAAGGATTAATTTATGGAGCAAAAGCCGGGTATCGAGTGGCATTACCACTTTTATCGTTTTGGCTCAAACAACGCATTTTGTAG